A window from Vigna angularis cultivar LongXiaoDou No.4 chromosome 7, ASM1680809v1, whole genome shotgun sequence encodes these proteins:
- the LOC108338179 gene encoding E3 ubiquitin-protein ligase SINAT5 isoform X1: protein MEMDSIDCVSFSDGMDEDEIQHHTLHPHNHSEFSSNKPRNGGANSNNVMGATAISPATSVHELLECPVCTNSMYPPIHQCHNGHTLCSTCKTRVHNRCPTCRQELGDIRCLALEKVAESLELPCKYYSLGCPEIFPYYSKLKHETVCNFRPYNCPYAGSECSVVGDIPFLVAHLRDDHKVDMHTGCTFNHRYVKSNPREVENATWMLTVFHCFGQYFCLHFEAFQLGMAPVYMAFLRFMGDENEARNYSYSLEVGANGRKLIWEGTPRSIRDSHRKVRDSHDGLIIQRNMALFFSGGDKKELKLRVTGRIWKEQQNPDAGVCIPNLCN from the exons ATGGAGATGGACAGCATTGACTGTGTGTCATTTTCTGATGGCATGGATGAGGATGAGATCCAACACCACACTCTGCATCCTCATAACCACTCTGAGTTTTCCTCTAACAAGCCTCGTAATGGAGGTGCTAATAGCAATAATGTTATGGGAGCCACCGCCATTTCTCCTGCAACCAGCGTTCATGAGCTGCTTGAATGCCCTGTTTGCACAAATTCAATGTACCCCCCTATTCACCAG TGTCACAATGGACACACATTGTGTTCCACTTGTAAAACAAGGGTGCACAATCGATGTCCCACTTGTAGACAAGAGCTTGGGGATATTAGGTGTCTAGCACTGGAGAAGGTGGCTGAATCACTTGAGTTACCTTGCAAGTACTATTCCCTTGGATGTCCCGAAATCTTTCCATATTACAGCAAGCTTAAGCATGAGACTGTATGCAATTTTAGACCATACAATTGTCCTTATGCTGGATCAGAGTGCTCTGTTGTTGGAGACATTCCCTTCCTTGTTGCACATTTGAGGGATGATCATAAGGTGGACATGCACACAGGTTGCACATTCAACCATCGTTATGTGAAATCCAATCCTCGTGAAGTAGAGAATGCAACTTGGATGCTAACC GTATTTCATTGTTTTGGGCAATACTTCTGCCTTCACTTCGAAGCTTTCCAGCTTGGCATGGCTCCTGTTTACATGGCATTCCTTCGATTTATGGGTGATGAGAACGAGGCTCGTAACTACAGCTACAGCCTTGAGGTTGGGGCAAATGGCAGGAAACTCATTTGGGAGGGCACACCACGAAGTATTCGCGATAGCCACAGGAAAGTCAGGGATAGCCACGACGGTCTCATTATTCAACGAAACATGGCCTTATTTTTCTCTGGAGGTGATAAGAAAGAGCTCAAACTAAGAGTTACAGGAAGAATATGGAAGGAACAACAGAATCCAGATGCTGGGGTCTGCATACCAAATCTTTGCAACTAA
- the LOC108338179 gene encoding E3 ubiquitin-protein ligase SINAT5 isoform X2 gives MCSLMIVEEVLISITHKHSFPKTESAKLVVNLGSSISCKMLQCHNGHTLCSTCKTRVHNRCPTCRQELGDIRCLALEKVAESLELPCKYYSLGCPEIFPYYSKLKHETVCNFRPYNCPYAGSECSVVGDIPFLVAHLRDDHKVDMHTGCTFNHRYVKSNPREVENATWMLTVFHCFGQYFCLHFEAFQLGMAPVYMAFLRFMGDENEARNYSYSLEVGANGRKLIWEGTPRSIRDSHRKVRDSHDGLIIQRNMALFFSGGDKKELKLRVTGRIWKEQQNPDAGVCIPNLCN, from the exons ATGTGTTCATTAATGATAGTTGAGGAAGTTCTGATCTCAATTACACATAAGCACTCATTTCCCAAGACGGAAAGTGCTAAACTTGTAGTAAATCTTGGTTCCTCTATCTCGTGCAAAATGCTTCAG TGTCACAATGGACACACATTGTGTTCCACTTGTAAAACAAGGGTGCACAATCGATGTCCCACTTGTAGACAAGAGCTTGGGGATATTAGGTGTCTAGCACTGGAGAAGGTGGCTGAATCACTTGAGTTACCTTGCAAGTACTATTCCCTTGGATGTCCCGAAATCTTTCCATATTACAGCAAGCTTAAGCATGAGACTGTATGCAATTTTAGACCATACAATTGTCCTTATGCTGGATCAGAGTGCTCTGTTGTTGGAGACATTCCCTTCCTTGTTGCACATTTGAGGGATGATCATAAGGTGGACATGCACACAGGTTGCACATTCAACCATCGTTATGTGAAATCCAATCCTCGTGAAGTAGAGAATGCAACTTGGATGCTAACC GTATTTCATTGTTTTGGGCAATACTTCTGCCTTCACTTCGAAGCTTTCCAGCTTGGCATGGCTCCTGTTTACATGGCATTCCTTCGATTTATGGGTGATGAGAACGAGGCTCGTAACTACAGCTACAGCCTTGAGGTTGGGGCAAATGGCAGGAAACTCATTTGGGAGGGCACACCACGAAGTATTCGCGATAGCCACAGGAAAGTCAGGGATAGCCACGACGGTCTCATTATTCAACGAAACATGGCCTTATTTTTCTCTGGAGGTGATAAGAAAGAGCTCAAACTAAGAGTTACAGGAAGAATATGGAAGGAACAACAGAATCCAGATGCTGGGGTCTGCATACCAAATCTTTGCAACTAA